Proteins encoded together in one Terriglobus saanensis SP1PR4 window:
- a CDS encoding cytochrome c oxidase subunit II, translating to MTQTPIFAMRWWLPQDAALHGAALDREMYFALWIMTGLLAAAHLVMLMGLCVGRREGQHSIWRLEITPLLLLTILFGWMTMRAERLWAAMRYAGADPAAMQVEVVGAQFVWYFRYPGTDARFGKTKSELVKPGEGNPLGIDPKDEDGRDDRVSSELVLPMGREVDLRVRSLDVIHGFSVPEMRVKQNAVPGQVFHIHFTPVHEGRYAVLCTQVCGLGHYRMQATVRVVSAAEFVRWSAR from the coding sequence TTGACCCAGACGCCAATCTTCGCCATGCGCTGGTGGCTTCCGCAGGATGCCGCTCTGCATGGCGCGGCGCTGGACCGCGAGATGTATTTCGCACTCTGGATCATGACCGGGCTTCTGGCTGCGGCACACCTGGTAATGCTGATGGGGCTCTGCGTAGGTCGTCGCGAGGGGCAACACAGCATATGGCGTCTGGAGATTACACCTCTTTTATTGCTGACGATTTTGTTTGGATGGATGACGATGCGCGCCGAGCGGCTATGGGCGGCGATGCGCTATGCAGGAGCAGATCCCGCAGCGATGCAGGTGGAGGTCGTGGGCGCACAGTTCGTCTGGTACTTTCGCTATCCCGGAACAGATGCGCGTTTTGGCAAGACAAAGTCAGAGCTGGTGAAACCGGGTGAAGGCAATCCTCTCGGAATCGACCCCAAGGATGAAGACGGGCGGGACGATCGCGTGAGCAGTGAGCTTGTCCTGCCGATGGGGCGCGAGGTAGATCTTCGGGTTCGGTCGCTAGATGTGATCCACGGCTTCAGCGTCCCGGAGATGCGTGTGAAGCAGAACGCCGTGCCGGGACAGGTCTTTCATATTCACTTCACCCCTGTGCATGAAGGCAGATACGCCGTGTTGTGTACACAGGTCTGCGGCCTCGGACATTATCGCATGCAGGCTACCGTACGCGTGGTGAGTGCTGCAGAGTTCGTGCGATGGAGTGCGCGATGA
- a CDS encoding xanthine dehydrogenase family protein molybdopterin-binding subunit — MGQEATPVVRKDIPERYDGRLKVMGKATYAAEFPVKDLLYAVIVQSTIATGIIASADTRAAENASGVVKVLTAFNAPKLPMPKPQPPATRSTSLLQTPDVHYNGEPIGVVVAKSLAEAQHAANLIKYRYKPGISQLDFMGHLDTARLPKRAGNAPAKQDHGEKDRAWAKATTVLEETYSTPLQNHNPMEPHATIAEWDGEKLTVHDATQYISGVRQSLAKTFALPLDNIHVIDPYVGGGFGSKGSMWSHVALCAMASKVVGRPVKLVLDRTQMFGPVGQRPRTLQKIKLGVDANGKFVGIQHDVLMSTSKMEDFIEPSAKQTTMLYQCDNISISHKLVEMDIGVGTFQRAPGEATGTPALESAIDELCYKLKMDPVEFRLKNYAEMDPGEQKPFTSKHLRECYQQAGDRFGWSKRNPEPRSMKESGRDGEKLIGWGIATATYGANRSSAQAVIRLMPNGHIFIGSGTQDLGTGMYTVMAQTVVEELGVDWKTVDVRLGDSMLPKAPVSGGSQSTASVGPAVKEACNQLKLKLAAAAVLDPASPLHGTETGDLDIQDGALFSKKDVSKRETLVSIASRSGQAIEAMGSAEPGEDAKSQSSHSWGAVFAEVEVDEAIKTVKVRRIVATYDIGRIMNRRTGLNQLQGGLVWGIGTALLEVTELDKHHGKAVNANLGEYHVAVNRDVPDIDVTVLDIPDAKFSPQGARGIGEIGITGVSGAIANAIFHATGKRVRDFPITLDKIMSA; from the coding sequence ATGGGACAGGAAGCAACACCCGTAGTGCGGAAAGATATTCCGGAGCGGTATGACGGACGATTGAAGGTGATGGGCAAGGCGACGTATGCCGCTGAGTTTCCCGTGAAGGACTTGCTCTACGCGGTGATCGTGCAGAGCACGATTGCGACGGGAATCATTGCGAGTGCGGATACACGGGCTGCCGAAAATGCAAGCGGCGTAGTGAAGGTGTTGACGGCTTTCAACGCTCCGAAGCTGCCCATGCCGAAGCCACAGCCGCCCGCGACTCGTTCCACTTCCCTTTTGCAGACACCGGATGTTCATTACAACGGCGAGCCGATTGGCGTGGTTGTGGCAAAAAGCCTAGCCGAGGCTCAGCATGCTGCGAACCTGATCAAGTACAGGTACAAACCAGGAATTTCGCAGCTCGACTTCATGGGGCATCTCGATACAGCTCGTCTCCCGAAGCGTGCGGGAAATGCTCCCGCAAAGCAGGATCATGGAGAGAAAGACCGTGCCTGGGCGAAGGCGACGACGGTCCTGGAGGAGACGTACTCCACGCCGCTGCAAAACCACAATCCCATGGAGCCCCACGCGACGATTGCGGAGTGGGACGGTGAAAAGCTGACGGTGCATGATGCAACGCAATACATCTCTGGCGTCCGTCAGTCGCTGGCGAAGACCTTTGCCTTACCGCTGGACAATATTCACGTCATCGACCCGTATGTTGGCGGCGGCTTCGGATCCAAAGGTTCCATGTGGTCGCACGTCGCGCTCTGCGCGATGGCGTCGAAGGTCGTGGGACGTCCGGTGAAGCTGGTACTCGACCGGACACAGATGTTTGGACCTGTGGGCCAGCGTCCACGCACCCTGCAGAAGATCAAACTCGGTGTGGATGCGAACGGCAAGTTCGTAGGTATTCAGCACGACGTGCTGATGTCGACTTCGAAGATGGAAGACTTCATCGAGCCAAGCGCAAAACAGACGACGATGCTCTACCAGTGCGATAACATCTCGATCAGTCACAAGCTGGTAGAGATGGACATCGGCGTGGGCACCTTCCAGCGCGCTCCGGGTGAGGCAACCGGCACGCCTGCACTGGAGAGTGCAATCGATGAGCTTTGCTACAAACTGAAGATGGATCCAGTCGAGTTCCGTCTGAAAAACTACGCGGAGATGGATCCAGGCGAGCAGAAGCCGTTTACGAGCAAGCATCTGCGCGAGTGCTATCAACAGGCGGGCGACCGTTTTGGATGGTCGAAGCGCAATCCTGAGCCCCGGTCGATGAAGGAGTCCGGTAGAGACGGCGAAAAGCTGATTGGCTGGGGTATTGCCACAGCCACTTACGGCGCAAATCGATCTTCCGCGCAGGCGGTCATCCGACTCATGCCGAATGGACATATCTTCATCGGCAGCGGAACGCAGGATCTCGGCACGGGCATGTACACCGTGATGGCGCAGACCGTGGTGGAGGAGCTTGGGGTCGACTGGAAGACGGTCGATGTGAGGCTCGGCGACAGCATGCTTCCCAAGGCCCCGGTTTCGGGCGGTTCACAGTCGACTGCCAGCGTTGGACCGGCGGTGAAAGAGGCCTGCAACCAACTGAAGTTGAAACTGGCAGCGGCGGCAGTGCTGGATCCGGCTTCTCCTCTGCATGGAACTGAGACCGGAGATCTCGACATTCAGGATGGCGCTCTCTTCTCAAAGAAGGACGTTTCGAAGCGCGAGACATTGGTTTCTATTGCCTCTCGCAGCGGACAAGCCATTGAGGCTATGGGATCTGCAGAACCGGGCGAAGATGCCAAGTCGCAGTCTTCGCACTCCTGGGGAGCAGTTTTTGCGGAGGTCGAGGTAGACGAGGCGATCAAAACCGTCAAAGTACGTCGCATTGTGGCCACCTATGACATCGGTCGCATTATGAATCGAAGGACAGGCCTGAACCAGTTGCAGGGCGGATTGGTCTGGGGCATCGGCACGGCACTTCTCGAAGTGACAGAACTCGACAAGCATCATGGCAAGGCCGTCAATGCGAATCTCGGAGAATACCACGTCGCAGTGAATCGAGACGTTCCTGACATCGACGTGACGGTGCTGGATATTCCTGATGCGAAATTTTCCCCGCAGGGTGCACGCGGCATCGGGGAGATCGGAATCACCGGTGTTTCCGGTGCGATTGCGAACGCGATCTTCCATGCGACGGGCAAGCGCGTTCGGGACTTTCCCATCACCTTGGACAAGATCATGAGTGCCTGA
- a CDS encoding 2Fe-2S iron-sulfur cluster-binding protein, giving the protein MSSSIVSDEIQGFACAVEEAPLDASAEWVVSRRDFLRSATVVGAVAATGLSQSADAEAVQAAKMSAAQTMPVSLKINGEIHNLTFDTRVTLLDALREHLGLTGSKKGCDHGQCGACTVIVDGRRVNSCLMLAATVDGLDVTTIEGLSHGDELHAVQAAFLQHDAFQCGYCTPGQICSAVALLDEVKKGDASVVSFEAKTANGRPPLTDDEIRERMSGNICRCGAYPNIVSAVRAVAKGVTA; this is encoded by the coding sequence ATGAGTTCGTCCATAGTGTCTGATGAAATTCAGGGATTCGCATGCGCTGTTGAAGAAGCTCCTCTGGATGCAAGCGCGGAGTGGGTAGTTTCGCGCCGTGACTTTCTGCGTTCCGCGACGGTGGTGGGTGCGGTCGCCGCGACAGGCCTAAGCCAAAGCGCGGATGCCGAAGCGGTACAGGCGGCCAAAATGTCCGCCGCACAGACCATGCCGGTGAGCCTGAAGATCAACGGGGAGATCCACAATCTCACGTTCGATACCCGGGTCACTCTACTGGATGCGCTACGCGAGCATCTAGGTCTGACGGGCAGCAAAAAGGGTTGCGACCATGGCCAGTGCGGCGCCTGCACGGTGATCGTGGATGGGCGGCGCGTCAATAGCTGCCTGATGCTGGCGGCAACGGTCGATGGTTTGGACGTAACAACAATCGAAGGCCTGTCTCATGGCGACGAACTGCACGCGGTACAGGCGGCGTTCCTGCAGCATGACGCGTTTCAATGCGGTTATTGCACACCTGGGCAGATCTGCTCGGCCGTTGCATTGCTGGATGAAGTAAAGAAGGGCGATGCCAGCGTCGTGAGCTTTGAGGCAAAGACGGCCAACGGTCGACCTCCGCTCACGGACGATGAGATTCGCGAGCGCATGAGCGGCAATATCTGCCGTTGCGGGGCCTATCCAAACATCGTTTCAGCAGTGCGCGCTGTAGCCAAGGGGGTGACAGCGTGA
- a CDS encoding FAD binding domain-containing protein, with product MNPFAYQRVTEESAAVHAIAGNANAKLLGGGTNLIDLMKDDVEHPTTLVDITRVPLNRIEDAGNGGAKIGALVRNSDLANDGLIRARFPLLSMALLSGASAQLRNLATTGGNLMQRTRCYYFMDTAFPECNKRKPGSGCGALRGFNRIHAILGQSEECIATNPSDMNVAMAALGAEVHVEGPKGKRMIPFHEFHRLPGKTPQVDTNLAHNEMITGVTLPAGADAFAPHSYYLKVRDRQSYAFALVSVAAGLVMDGNNVKRATVALGGVAHKPWRMQEAEDALVGKPATPQSFAAAAEILLRGAKGYEHNQFKVELAKRSIVKTLTMAAQGGVA from the coding sequence GTGAATCCATTTGCCTATCAAAGAGTGACGGAAGAGTCAGCAGCCGTTCATGCCATCGCAGGAAACGCGAACGCCAAGCTGCTGGGCGGCGGAACGAACCTCATCGACCTGATGAAGGACGATGTCGAGCACCCGACGACTCTGGTGGACATTACCCGTGTGCCTTTAAACAGGATCGAAGATGCAGGAAATGGTGGAGCGAAGATCGGGGCCTTGGTGCGGAATAGCGATCTGGCAAACGATGGCCTGATCCGCGCACGGTTTCCTCTCTTGAGCATGGCGCTGCTCTCGGGCGCGAGCGCGCAACTGCGCAATCTCGCCACGACGGGCGGCAACCTGATGCAGAGAACCCGCTGCTACTACTTCATGGACACGGCATTCCCCGAGTGCAACAAGCGCAAGCCTGGAAGCGGATGTGGAGCGTTAAGGGGATTCAATCGTATCCACGCCATCCTTGGGCAGAGCGAGGAGTGCATTGCGACCAATCCTTCGGACATGAACGTCGCGATGGCTGCGCTTGGAGCCGAGGTGCATGTCGAGGGCCCGAAGGGCAAACGTATGATTCCCTTCCATGAGTTTCACCGGTTGCCTGGAAAGACTCCCCAGGTAGATACCAATCTTGCGCACAACGAGATGATTACGGGTGTGACTCTGCCTGCGGGCGCGGATGCGTTTGCGCCACACAGCTACTACCTGAAGGTGCGCGATCGCCAGAGCTACGCCTTTGCTCTGGTATCGGTTGCAGCTGGCTTGGTGATGGATGGAAACAACGTCAAGCGCGCTACGGTTGCGCTGGGCGGTGTGGCTCATAAGCCTTGGCGGATGCAGGAGGCCGAGGATGCGCTTGTCGGCAAGCCTGCAACTCCGCAGAGCTTTGCGGCAGCCGCAGAGATCTTGCTGCGCGGCGCGAAGGGTTATGAACACAATCAGTTCAAGGTCGAACTGGCGAAGCGCAGCATTGTGAAGACACTCACGATGGCGGCGCAAGGGGGTGTGGCATGA
- a CDS encoding RecQ family ATP-dependent DNA helicase, with protein sequence MTKPTELASLLHQTFGFAEFRANQEAVCVAAVEGKDVLLVMPTGAGKSLCYQLPAIARGGTALVISPLIALIDDQAAKMSALGLKVGRIHSGLSREESRQVCRDYLDGTLQFLFIAPERMRVPGFAAMLAKRKLSLIAIDEAHCISQWGHDFRPDYRTLGQHLQALRPTPVMALTATATTEVQRDIVLQLGLQGVAKFIHGFRRTNLAVEVIELSKPERHAKVREMLLNPERRPAIVYAPSRKDADAMASALAVEFPAAAYHAGLDAGTRERVQKEFLAGRIEVVVATVAFGMGIDKADVRTVIHTAAPSSVESFYQEIGRAGRDGKPSRSILMYSFLDRKTHEFFLERDYPPLDTLSKIERGLSRENEIHADDLRVKLKMSMDEFAPAMDRLVAQGVASLDYSGNVALIGEDSSWRKGYEAQVNFRRSQMDRMMQFAAGSTCRMTSLILHFGDAADGARACGVCDVCAPEAALAQGFRAPDEAEEREMGRLLRCVGERGMSMRKLQEAVDPRMQMDRRDFEAMVDALARAGYVSVDEAEFRGADGKDIRYRKVTLTHEGREWEGEDLVGVVLRSVVSKASKSGKASPKKKASVKPDAVALSPSEEKVADRLREWRKGVAKELSQPAFCVFPDRVLAEIVRDMPATNADLLQVKGMGVAKVERWGAAICGVINNGAAPSVERKVMPRVVVAQAPRPLAATAPVDNLEKELKIWRMRRAKEEGVAPFLLLTEDAVRRIVMEKPSNVDALGEIDGIGKPRAEKYGAAICEIVTGHI encoded by the coding sequence ATGACCAAGCCCACCGAACTCGCTTCCCTCCTCCATCAGACCTTTGGGTTCGCCGAGTTTCGTGCGAACCAGGAGGCCGTCTGCGTTGCGGCGGTGGAGGGAAAGGATGTTCTCCTGGTCATGCCGACGGGCGCAGGCAAGAGCCTTTGCTATCAGCTTCCGGCGATTGCGCGTGGTGGGACGGCGCTGGTCATCAGTCCGTTGATTGCACTGATCGACGATCAGGCAGCGAAGATGTCTGCCTTGGGATTGAAGGTCGGTAGGATTCACTCCGGACTGAGCCGGGAGGAGTCGAGGCAGGTTTGCCGCGACTACCTCGATGGGACACTGCAGTTTCTCTTTATTGCGCCCGAACGCATGCGCGTGCCGGGATTTGCGGCGATGCTGGCCAAGAGAAAGCTGAGCCTAATCGCCATCGACGAGGCCCACTGCATCTCGCAGTGGGGCCATGATTTCCGGCCAGATTACCGTACGCTCGGGCAGCACTTGCAGGCGCTGAGGCCTACGCCTGTCATGGCTCTGACTGCCACGGCGACGACGGAAGTGCAGCGAGACATCGTGCTGCAACTTGGGCTGCAAGGTGTAGCCAAGTTCATTCACGGGTTCCGGCGAACCAACCTCGCCGTAGAAGTGATCGAGCTTTCCAAGCCCGAACGTCACGCAAAAGTGCGCGAGATGTTGTTGAACCCCGAGCGCAGGCCCGCGATTGTTTACGCGCCTTCACGCAAAGATGCTGACGCTATGGCCAGTGCGCTGGCAGTCGAATTCCCTGCCGCGGCATATCACGCGGGTCTCGATGCCGGGACGCGTGAGCGTGTGCAGAAGGAGTTTCTCGCTGGACGGATCGAAGTAGTTGTAGCCACCGTCGCGTTCGGCATGGGTATCGACAAGGCAGATGTGCGCACGGTCATTCACACCGCCGCACCTTCGAGTGTGGAGAGCTTTTATCAGGAGATCGGTCGTGCGGGACGTGACGGAAAGCCAAGCCGGTCAATCTTGATGTACTCCTTCCTGGATCGGAAGACGCATGAGTTTTTTCTGGAGCGCGATTATCCGCCGCTCGATACGCTGTCGAAGATTGAACGCGGCCTGAGCCGTGAGAACGAGATCCACGCGGACGATCTTCGCGTGAAGCTGAAGATGAGCATGGATGAGTTTGCTCCCGCAATGGACCGGCTCGTAGCCCAGGGCGTGGCAAGCCTGGATTACAGCGGTAATGTCGCGTTGATTGGTGAGGATTCCAGCTGGCGCAAAGGCTATGAGGCGCAGGTCAACTTCCGTCGCTCGCAGATGGATCGCATGATGCAGTTTGCCGCCGGAAGTACCTGCAGAATGACTTCACTGATCCTCCACTTCGGCGATGCGGCGGACGGTGCGCGGGCGTGCGGAGTCTGCGATGTTTGCGCTCCGGAAGCCGCGCTGGCACAGGGATTCCGCGCCCCCGATGAAGCGGAAGAACGCGAGATGGGACGCCTGCTGCGTTGCGTCGGCGAACGCGGCATGTCGATGCGCAAGCTGCAGGAAGCGGTCGATCCAAGGATGCAGATGGATCGCCGCGACTTCGAGGCCATGGTCGATGCGCTGGCCCGCGCGGGATACGTCAGCGTGGACGAGGCCGAGTTTCGCGGCGCGGACGGAAAGGACATCCGCTACCGCAAGGTAACGCTGACGCACGAAGGTCGCGAGTGGGAGGGCGAAGACCTGGTCGGTGTGGTGCTTCGATCGGTCGTGTCAAAGGCGTCCAAGTCCGGCAAGGCTTCTCCCAAGAAGAAAGCGAGCGTCAAGCCAGACGCGGTGGCTCTTTCTCCGTCGGAAGAGAAAGTAGCGGACAGACTCAGAGAATGGCGAAAAGGCGTGGCAAAGGAACTCTCGCAGCCAGCTTTCTGCGTCTTTCCGGACCGAGTCTTGGCCGAGATCGTGCGCGACATGCCTGCAACGAATGCCGATTTGCTCCAAGTGAAAGGCATGGGCGTGGCAAAGGTAGAGCGCTGGGGGGCAGCAATCTGCGGCGTGATCAATAACGGCGCTGCTCCTTCCGTCGAGCGCAAGGTGATGCCGCGCGTCGTTGTGGCTCAGGCACCTCGTCCCCTGGCAGCCACGGCACCAGTGGACAATCTGGAGAAGGAGCTGAAGATCTGGCGGATGCGCCGGGCCAAGGAAGAAGGCGTGGCTCCTTTCCTGCTTCTTACAGAAGACGCCGTACGGAGAATTGTCATGGAAAAGCCATCGAACGTAGACGCGTTGGGTGAGATTGACGGTATCGGAAAACCGCGCGCGGAGAAGTACGGGGCGGCGATCTGCGAGATCGTGACAGGCCACATATAG
- the pdxT gene encoding pyridoxal 5'-phosphate synthase glutaminase subunit PdxT yields the protein MTDTMTGTGKKTIGVLALQGAFDAHAQVLRELGADVVMVRKPEQLEGLDGLVIPGGESTTFLWHLEHRGFFEALKKFAAEKPAFGTCAGAILMAKDVRNPSQKSLAVMDIAIERNAYGRQNDSRILKAETTLAGGPMEMVYIRAPRIAFVGNDVEVLANRDGDPVLVRQGDMLAATFHPELSEDRRVHEEFLKIVDEAKAR from the coding sequence ATGACTGACACAATGACGGGCACAGGGAAAAAGACGATTGGTGTTCTGGCCCTGCAGGGCGCATTCGATGCGCACGCGCAGGTGCTGCGGGAACTAGGCGCGGACGTGGTGATGGTACGCAAGCCGGAGCAGTTGGAAGGTCTGGATGGACTCGTGATTCCGGGTGGAGAGTCAACGACGTTTCTCTGGCATCTCGAGCATCGTGGATTCTTCGAGGCTTTGAAGAAGTTCGCTGCGGAGAAGCCCGCGTTCGGTACGTGCGCCGGCGCGATTCTGATGGCGAAGGACGTTCGCAATCCTTCGCAGAAGTCTCTCGCGGTCATGGATATCGCCATCGAGCGCAACGCCTATGGTCGGCAGAATGATTCGCGCATCCTAAAGGCAGAGACGACGCTGGCGGGGGGACCAATGGAGATGGTCTACATTCGCGCTCCGCGGATTGCCTTTGTCGGCAACGACGTCGAGGTACTGGCGAACCGTGACGGCGATCCCGTACTGGTGCGGCAGGGCGACATGCTGGCCGCTACGTTTCATCCTGAGCTCTCCGAAGACCGCCGCGTACATGAAGAATTTTTGAAGATAGTGGACGAGGCCAAAGCGCGTTGA
- the pdxS gene encoding pyridoxal 5'-phosphate synthase lyase subunit PdxS, with translation MGQETSGTSLRLKTGLAEMLKGGVIMDVMNVEQARIAEEAGAISVMALERVPAMIRAEGGVARMANPKLIKEIISAVSIPVMAKARIGHIAEAQVLQTLGVDFIDESEVLTPADEVYHIDKHAFTTPFVCGARNLGEALRRIAEGAAMIRTKGEPGTGDVVHAVQHMRMIVREMRILKALGEEELYNEAKLLAAPYELVRMVAKTGKLPVPNFSAGGIATPADAALMMQLGAEAVFVGSGIFMKDGATPLDVQNNAAERAEAVSRAKAIVIATTHYDDAKIVAEAAEAVTGSMKGLAAAALDESQLMQMRGR, from the coding sequence ATGGGACAGGAAACAAGTGGTACAAGCCTTCGTCTGAAGACGGGCCTGGCAGAGATGTTGAAGGGCGGCGTCATCATGGATGTGATGAACGTCGAGCAGGCGCGTATTGCGGAAGAGGCTGGAGCCATCTCCGTCATGGCGCTGGAGCGCGTTCCCGCGATGATTCGCGCTGAGGGTGGCGTGGCCCGCATGGCGAACCCCAAGCTCATCAAGGAAATCATCTCCGCCGTTTCTATCCCCGTCATGGCGAAGGCCCGCATCGGGCATATTGCCGAAGCGCAGGTCCTACAGACGCTCGGCGTCGACTTCATCGACGAGAGCGAGGTGCTCACGCCAGCCGATGAGGTGTACCACATCGACAAGCACGCGTTTACAACGCCGTTTGTCTGTGGCGCGCGCAACCTGGGTGAAGCACTACGACGCATTGCCGAAGGTGCGGCGATGATTCGTACCAAGGGCGAGCCCGGGACGGGCGACGTCGTCCACGCCGTGCAGCACATGCGCATGATCGTACGCGAGATGCGCATCCTCAAGGCCCTGGGCGAAGAAGAGCTCTACAACGAAGCCAAGCTGCTGGCCGCTCCCTACGAGCTGGTGCGCATGGTGGCGAAGACGGGTAAACTTCCGGTTCCGAACTTCTCCGCAGGTGGCATCGCTACCCCGGCGGATGCGGCCCTGATGATGCAGCTTGGCGCTGAGGCTGTGTTTGTCGGTTCAGGCATCTTCATGAAAGATGGAGCGACTCCGCTGGACGTGCAGAACAACGCAGCCGAGCGCGCCGAGGCTGTTTCGCGCGCGAAGGCCATCGTGATTGCTACGACGCACTACGACGACGCGAAGATCGTAGCCGAAGCTGCGGAAGCGGTCACGGGTTCGATGAAGGGTCTTGCCGCAGCCGCCCTCGACGAGTCACAGCTGATGCAGATGCGCGGACGGTAA